TGCCGTGGTCGTCTTGCCGCTGCCGCCTTTGAAATTGACCACCGCAACCACCTGGAGCTTATCGCCAAGCTTGCGGTGCGGAACGTACTTCTTGACTTCAGTCCTGCCATGCTGGTCCAGGAACTGCCTGAGCTCGAGCATCTGTGTAGCCGTGTAGGAGCGACGGCCGGAAGGACTTTGGTCAGGCAACGGCCCCTTGCCTTCGAGATGGAGACGCTTCAAATTGTTCTGCGAGACCCCGAGGTAGTGAGCGACCTCCGCCATCGAGAATGTGCGTAGCGTCTTCGTCGCATTGGGCGGAAATTTCTCCATCCGAAGCTGGTTCAACCGCCGGGAAATCTCGGCGCCCTGTTCGAGGATTTTGTCATCGAACTCGAAACGTGGCAGCCGGATGGAGACATTCATTCTCGTCGAAACCTGAATTGGCGCTTTTTGTAAGCAATGCCCACAACAAGCGCCATTAAGCTCCGATTCGGACTTACCGGCAAGAAGTTTTGGGTTAACAAAAGGTTAACGCTGGCCAGAGCGCGGCCAATCGCACTGACCGCATCCAGAAATTTACCGCAGTAAAAAAATCGCAGAACGATATTGAAAACATGGATTTGCGCGCACCAGACGCGACCATTCGGCGGAGCAAAGTTTCAGATCGTAGGTACGCGGTGGTGTTGCCAAGACCGCTATGTTGAGACGCATGCTGACGGCCAGCATCGCCAGACCGAGGCCAAAGACTCCTGAAGACGGCTCGTCACATTTCCCGGCTTCAACACATCGTCGTGTCAATGCGGATGAAATCTATCGGGGTAGGGGCCGGCAATAGACCAGCGGTACCAACCCGTCACGATGCGCAAACAGCACCGCTTGCTGACAAAGTGAAATCGCAAGCCAATCCCGCGCGGACCGCCAGCCGGGCGACGAGGGGGTGTTCCGGCTGGAGATTCCGCATGGCCAAACGAGTGACGAACGCCCGTCTCCAGCAAGGCTACTTTAGGCTTCTAATCCTGATTGGCAACGGAACGGTCCAGTCCGGCCAACGGCGCTTCCAGGTTCCATGTGATCCCATGCGAACCATATTCAAGATTTCCCCGTCCGCCCACGGCTTCAGGTGCAACCCGCTCCAGGACCACGGTTCCAAAGCCGCCCTGTCTGATGGTCGTGACTTGCGGCCCATCGGTCTCCGCCCAGGTCAGGTGGAAGAGCCGCGATGTACCGGAACCGCTGATGTTCCATGTAACAGAAATCTGGCCGTCATCGCCGGAGAGCACGCCATACTTCGCAGAGTTGGTCGCGAGTTCGTTGAAGGCAATCCCGAGATATTGGACCGCATTGGGGCCAAGCACGAACGACGGCCCTGACATATCGATCATCTCACCGCGGGGAAATGGCTGGGCCTGCGCCGCCAAAAGTTCACGGATGGTAGCTCCCTTCCAGTCGGCCGACACAAGCAGGTCGTGGGAGCGCGACAATGCCATGATGCGCTGGCGCACCTGGGCTTCAAACTGCTTGGGCGTCTCCGATCGTTTGTTGGTCTCCCGGATCATCGACAGGATAACGGAATACTGGTTCTTCACCCGGTGATTGACCTCGCGCATCAACATGCGGATACGCTGCTCGTTTTCCCTGGCCGATGTGATGTCCCGGGCAATCTTCGAGGCGCCGACGATCTGCCCTGTTGCGTTACGCACGGGCGATATCGTCAGCGAGACCGGAACCAGGCTGCCATCCTTGCGCCGACGTATCGTTTCATAGGTATCGACGCGCTCGCCACGGCGGAGGCGCTCAAGGATGCGAGGTTCCTCGTCCTGGTGGTCGTCGGGGATAAGCATGGTTACCGACTTGCCGATCGCTTCGCTGGCGGTATAGCCAAAGAGCTTTTCGGCGCCTCGATTCCAGCTCTTGATGATGGTGTTGAGATCCTTGCTGACAATAGCGTCAAATGAGGATTCCACGATCGCCGACAGGTGCTGCCTGGTCTCTTCGGCACGCTGGCGGTCCGTCAGATCGAGCAGCATATTCACGGCGCCAACGAGGCCGCCCTGCTCATCGCGCAGCGGAGTGGGGTAGGGCATGAACGGGAAAAAGGACCCGTCCGGACGCTGCGCTATGGCCTGCTGGTTGCGGACCGGCCGGTTTTCCTTGAGGGCGACCGCCATCGGGCATTCGTCGTGCGGCAGCTCCTTGCCGTCAGTGGTGAACAGCTTGAACGTTACGCACCATTTGTCCTTGCCGACCTGAGGCTCCCGCCCTGCCAGATCGGCAGCGGCTCGATTGTAATAGGTAATGATGCCGTTCTGGTCAGTCGTGTAGATGGCGACCGGAAGGCCATCGAGAATCTGGTGATAGGCGTTGTCCTGCTGCCTGAGTTCTGTCCGTGTCCGCTCGAGGTCAGTTACATCGACAGTAAAGCATCTGGTGTTGACTAGCTTGCCGTCGCGGAAATGGCCGCTCGACGTAAGTTCGACGTGCTTGATGGACCCGTCACGGGCGCGCAAACGCGCCGGATATCTGGCAATCTGCTCACCACGGGAGAGCCTACTCAAAATGTTGGTGATCACGTCCCGGTCGGGATAAAACTCAGTAATGTGGCGACCGACATAGTCCTCTGCCGGATAGCCGAGGAGATCGAGCTCCGCCTTGTTAGCATGCAAGATTAGGCCATCCGCGCTCACCAGATGGAGCGCGATGGCACCGTTTTCGAAAAAGTCCTGATAGTCGAGGTTACCGCCCAGGACCATTGCCGGTTTCTTGACGGCGGCAACGTCGGCCTGCGGTAGTTCAGTCATTCGAGGTCCCCGATCTAAACGGGCCACAACGCGCCGTCTAAACAATTGTTCCAAGTCGCTGCCTACATGTCGGAAGTGAAGGGGGTGGTTAGCTGAAGGTAAAGGGGTCCGATCTCCTGACGCAGACGCTGACCAACTGGCCCAGAAACAGCTTGAACAATTTACGCACGACGGCGCTTTTAGCGCGGCGAGTTACCCGCCCCAGGACCTCGAACTGGACATTGACTGGCTGTCGGCGGGCTTGTGCGAGGCAATCGCCCACTGCTGTCGACCGATGAACGTGCCCCACTTGAGCATTGCCCGCGTTTCGCGCGGTTTAGGTCCGACACCAAGCATGACGGCGACATATAATTCGGCAAGAGTTCCCTTCACGTTGTGAAAGACAACCGGCGAGGAACGTTCCCGCTACGCGCCTGGCAACTGGCTCGAGTCCCGAGGGGACTTGCTGACACCCCCCGGCCAGCCCTCGGGCGGGGTGGCCCATGGCTCCCGCGCTATAGTCCGTTGGGGCCTTCTTTCCACGCTACGCACGGCGAGTAACTTCTCGCTCGAACTTGGCAAGGCCGCCCGCAAAGTAAGCGTGGGGCGGGCTGTGGGCCGCTGGCTTCAGCGGGCGGGTGTCGTGGGAACCTCGATCAGCGCATTCCGTTGTGATGCATCAAGTTGCCGTCCTGTCCGGGCAACGGGCAGGGCGTGCGACGACAACGAAAGGATCACCACGATGAGTTACAAAAGTCTGGCTACCGCCACCGCGCTAGCGACCCTTGTTGCCTCAGGCGCTTTTGCCGCGAATGTTGTGACAGCGGCGCCCGCGGACACCAATGCTGCGACAACTGCTGCGGTCGCGCCAAATGGCAGCCTTGTTTCCAAAATTATCGGCGCTACCGTTTACAACGGAACGGACGCTAATGCCCAGACGATCGGCAAGGTCAATGACGTCCTGCTTGCGAAGGACGGCAAGGCGCAGTCTCTCATTATCGGCGTCGGAGGCTTTCTCGGCATCGGTGAAAAGAATGTCGCTTTCGACTTCAACAAGGCCCAGTGGGCCGAAAAGGACGGCAAGCGCTGGCTTGTGATCAAGACCACCAAGGAAGATCTCCAGGCCCAGCCGAACTTCGATACCAAGGCCTATGACCCAACCTTGGCTTCCAACACACCCCCCGCGTCCACGACAGTGGTGACCGACTCAACCACTACCGCAGCTGTAGATAAGACGGCTTTGACCGCCGTTCCGATCGACAAGATCCGGGCCGAGGATCTGGTCGGCACGACCGTCTATGGCGCCAACGACGCCAAGGTTGGAAAGATCGGCGACGTTGTGCTGACGGGTGACAAGAAAGTCGACGCAGTCCTGATCGATGTCGGTGGGTTCCTCGGGATAGGCGCCAAGGAGGTGGCCGTTGGCATGGACAACCTCAAGTTCATGACGGACAAGTCAGGAAATAAGTATCTATATACAAACTTTACAAAAGAGCAGTTTAACGCGCAGCCGGCCTATGAAAAAGGCAGCTACGCTAACGCGCGTGACAAACAACGCATGATCGCGAACTAGAGGGGCTTGGCCTGTCCGTTGAATGGACGGACGCGCTCTCCGCGACCTGGTTCCTATCGACCGGGTCGCGGGCGATTCGTTGGGCGGGTCCAGCGGCAGGCTAATACAACCAAAATAGGGGCGGCTTGTGCCAAACGAGTTCAAACCGAAGAGTATTTGCGCTTCGCGCAACACTGTGTGCGCGGCGCCTAATGATACGGATAGGTGCTCGCCTGCCCCTAGAGGCTCATCTTTCCATTACCGCGCAGCTCTGACAAGCCGCTCAAGTATCTGGAAGTCATCCAAATCCTTGTAGGGCGTCAGATCCAAGTCCACCGGGACGCGTTTCAGCTTTTCCTCATCGATCGGCTTTTCATGGGCTTTCATCATCCGTTGGTAGGTTCGCCATGGCAGCCCCGCCCCTCGCACGGCGTCGCGCTCGGCGCGCAAGGCGACCTGGTGCGCGTGTAGGTAGTGAAGCCGCAGCTCATCGAGCAAGGCCTTTTCGATGATTTCGTGGGTTACCAAGAACGGCGCTAGCCTGAAGTCCCGTCCCTTCCAAGCTAGTGTCCGGGGCAGGTGCCGGTCGATGTAAATGGTCTTCGCGTCGTCGCTGTAGCCGGCAATATATGGAATGTCGAAGTCATGGCTAACGTTGACCCGCCTGTTCAGTGCCGTCACGACGTCAGCCAAGACGCGATCATCCAGCTCCTCGGAGGTGTGGCGAACTTCGTTGTCGAGCTTCAAGGCGGCTATATCCGTTGGCCCCACCGACGAACCCCGCAATCCATGAAAGGTTCCGATCGCGCAGTCAGATGGTCTCGATGTGGAAGGTTTAGACATAGAGGAGTGCTGCGTCCTCAAAGTATTGCGCTCGGCCTGGAGTAGGCCGCATGCGCACCCAGCACCAGCGCAGGCCGACCATGCACCCCCGCGGGGCGTGCGGCGCTACCAGGAAAGAGGCCTGATCGCTTCGAAGACTCCGCGGGTAAGTTCCTTTTAGCGCCCGGTACCAATCCTCGCAGAAATCGCAGGCTGCGTTCTTACCGGTCTTTTCGCGGCGGCTAAATGAGGTGCGCAGGTTTTTCGGGTTCGGCGGAGCCATGCGCTTGAGCATCGGACTGTGCAGGAGTCGCGCAGGCCGGACAGTCGATCGAGACTGTGCTGCGGGAGCGTGCTACGGCGCTCGACGAGATGATTGCGGCAAGCGCCGCGGCACGTGGGCAGGGCGTCGCCTTCGACCGCCAGCCGACTTAGGTCAGAGGATGCTCGTCGCTCTAACCCCTCGTCTCGCTCCCCGGGCGTCTTTGAGGCTAGCGCCGGATGTCCGTCGACA
This is a stretch of genomic DNA from Mesorhizobium japonicum MAFF 303099. It encodes these proteins:
- a CDS encoding PAS domain S-box protein, whose product is MTELPQADVAAVKKPAMVLGGNLDYQDFFENGAIALHLVSADGLILHANKAELDLLGYPAEDYVGRHITEFYPDRDVITNILSRLSRGEQIARYPARLRARDGSIKHVELTSSGHFRDGKLVNTRCFTVDVTDLERTRTELRQQDNAYHQILDGLPVAIYTTDQNGIITYYNRAAADLAGREPQVGKDKWCVTFKLFTTDGKELPHDECPMAVALKENRPVRNQQAIAQRPDGSFFPFMPYPTPLRDEQGGLVGAVNMLLDLTDRQRAEETRQHLSAIVESSFDAIVSKDLNTIIKSWNRGAEKLFGYTASEAIGKSVTMLIPDDHQDEEPRILERLRRGERVDTYETIRRRKDGSLVPVSLTISPVRNATGQIVGASKIARDITSARENEQRIRMLMREVNHRVKNQYSVILSMIRETNKRSETPKQFEAQVRQRIMALSRSHDLLVSADWKGATIRELLAAQAQPFPRGEMIDMSGPSFVLGPNAVQYLGIAFNELATNSAKYGVLSGDDGQISVTWNISGSGTSRLFHLTWAETDGPQVTTIRQGGFGTVVLERVAPEAVGGRGNLEYGSHGITWNLEAPLAGLDRSVANQD
- a CDS encoding PRC-barrel domain-containing protein, with product MSYKSLATATALATLVASGAFAANVVTAAPADTNAATTAAVAPNGSLVSKIIGATVYNGTDANAQTIGKVNDVLLAKDGKAQSLIIGVGGFLGIGEKNVAFDFNKAQWAEKDGKRWLVIKTTKEDLQAQPNFDTKAYDPTLASNTPPASTTVVTDSTTTAAVDKTALTAVPIDKIRAEDLVGTTVYGANDAKVGKIGDVVLTGDKKVDAVLIDVGGFLGIGAKEVAVGMDNLKFMTDKSGNKYLYTNFTKEQFNAQPAYEKGSYANARDKQRMIAN